The following coding sequences lie in one Pseudomonas sp. SL4(2022) genomic window:
- the aspS gene encoding aspartate--tRNA ligase has protein sequence MMRSHYCGQLNESLDGQEVTLCGWVHRRRDHGGVIFLDIRDREGLAQVVFDPDRAETFAAADKVRSEYVVKITGKVRLRPAGAGNANMASGAIEVLGYELQVLNEAETPPFPLNEYTDVGEETRLRYRFIDLRRPEMAAKLKLRSSITSSIRRYLDDNGFLDVETPILTRATPEGARDYLVPSRTHAGSFFALPQSPQLFKQLLMVAGFDRYYQIAKCFRDEDLRADRQPEFTQIDIETSFLDEADIMAITEKMIRQLFKEVLNVEFGELPHMTLAEAMRRFGSDKPDLRNPLELVDVADQLKDVDFKVFAGPANDPKCRVTALRVPGGASMPRSKIDEYTKFVGIYGAKGLAYIKVNERANGVDGLQSPIVKNIPLDNINVILDRVGAVDGDIVFFGADKAKIVSEALGALRIKLGHDLNLLTCEWAPLWVVDFPMFEENDDGSLTAMHHPFTAPKCTPAELEANPSAALSRAYDMVLNGTELGGGSIRIHDKAMQQTVFRVLGISEDEQQEKFGFLLDALKFGAPPHGGLAFGLDRLVMLMTGAQSIREVIAFPKTQSAACVMTQAPGEVDNKSLRELHIRLREQPKAE, from the coding sequence ATGATGCGCAGCCATTATTGCGGCCAACTGAACGAGAGCCTGGACGGCCAGGAAGTCACCCTTTGCGGTTGGGTACATCGCCGTCGTGACCATGGCGGGGTGATTTTCCTCGACATTCGTGACCGTGAAGGTCTGGCCCAAGTGGTTTTCGACCCGGATCGTGCCGAAACTTTTGCTGCCGCCGACAAAGTACGCAGTGAGTACGTTGTCAAAATCACCGGCAAGGTGCGCCTGCGCCCAGCCGGTGCCGGCAACGCCAACATGGCCTCCGGCGCCATCGAAGTGCTGGGTTACGAGCTGCAAGTGCTGAACGAGGCGGAAACCCCGCCGTTCCCACTCAACGAATACACCGACGTCGGCGAAGAGACCCGCCTGCGCTACCGCTTTATCGACCTGCGTCGTCCGGAAATGGCGGCCAAGCTGAAATTACGTTCGAGCATCACCAGCAGCATCCGCCGTTATTTGGATGACAACGGCTTCCTCGACGTGGAAACGCCGATCCTCACCCGTGCCACCCCTGAGGGCGCGCGTGATTACCTGGTGCCGAGCCGCACCCACGCGGGCAGCTTCTTTGCGTTGCCGCAATCGCCACAGCTGTTCAAGCAACTGCTGATGGTGGCGGGCTTCGACCGCTACTACCAGATCGCCAAGTGCTTCCGTGACGAAGATCTGCGTGCTGACCGCCAGCCGGAATTCACCCAGATTGACATCGAAACCAGTTTCCTCGATGAAGCCGACATCATGGCCATCACCGAGAAGATGATTCGCCAGCTCTTCAAAGAAGTGCTGAACGTCGAGTTTGGTGAGCTGCCGCACATGACCCTGGCCGAAGCCATGCGTCGTTTCGGCTCAGACAAGCCAGACCTGCGTAACCCGCTGGAGCTGGTGGATGTGGCTGACCAGCTCAAAGACGTCGATTTCAAGGTCTTCGCCGGCCCGGCCAACGATCCGAAATGCCGCGTGACCGCGCTGCGTGTTCCGGGCGGGGCGAGCATGCCGCGCAGCAAGATCGACGAATACACCAAATTTGTCGGCATCTACGGTGCCAAAGGCCTGGCCTACATCAAGGTCAATGAGCGCGCCAATGGTGTGGACGGCCTGCAGTCACCGATCGTCAAAAACATTCCGCTGGACAACATTAATGTGATCCTCGATCGCGTCGGCGCTGTCGATGGCGACATCGTGTTCTTCGGTGCTGATAAAGCCAAGATCGTCAGCGAGGCACTGGGTGCTCTGCGCATCAAGCTGGGCCATGACCTCAACCTGCTGACCTGCGAGTGGGCGCCGCTGTGGGTCGTCGACTTCCCGATGTTCGAAGAGAACGATGACGGCAGCCTGACCGCAATGCACCACCCGTTCACCGCGCCGAAGTGCACGCCGGCTGAATTGGAAGCCAACCCCTCGGCAGCCCTGTCACGCGCTTACGACATGGTCCTCAACGGTACGGAGTTGGGTGGCGGTTCGATCCGTATCCACGACAAGGCCATGCAGCAGACCGTATTCCGTGTGCTGGGCATCAGCGAAGACGAGCAGCAAGAGAAGTTCGGCTTCCTCCTTGACGCTCTGAAGTTCGGTGCGCCGCCCCATGGTGGCTTGGCTTTCGGCCTGGATCGTCTGGTGATGCTGATGACCGGTGCGCAGTCGATCCGTGAGGTGATTGCCTTCCCGAAAACCCAGAGCGCGGCCTGCGTCATGACTCAGGCACCGGGTGAGGTGGACAACAAGTCGCTGCGTGAACTGCATATTCGCCTGCGCGAGCAGCCGAAAGCGGAATAA
- a CDS encoding YebC/PmpR family DNA-binding transcriptional regulator has product MAGHSKWANIKHRKGRQDAKRGKIFTKLIRELTVASKHGGPIPADNPRLRLAVDKALTNNMSRDVIDRAIARGAGNNEADNVAELSYEGYAPGGVAIIVEAMTDNRNRTAAEVRHAFTKCGGNLGTDGSVAYMFDRKGQISFAAGVSEDALMEAALEAGADDVEMAEDGSALVSTSFADFHGVNEALSAAGFKAAEAEIAMIPSISAPITDLETAQKFIKLIDMLEDLDDVQEVYHNAEIPDELMEQLG; this is encoded by the coding sequence ATGGCTGGTCATTCCAAGTGGGCCAACATCAAGCACCGCAAAGGGCGTCAGGACGCCAAACGCGGCAAGATCTTCACCAAACTGATCCGTGAGCTGACGGTCGCCTCCAAGCATGGTGGCCCGATCCCGGCGGATAACCCACGTTTACGGTTGGCCGTGGATAAAGCGCTGACCAACAACATGTCGCGCGATGTGATTGACCGTGCCATCGCGCGTGGCGCAGGCAATAACGAAGCCGACAATGTTGCTGAGCTGAGCTACGAAGGCTACGCGCCGGGTGGTGTGGCGATTATCGTCGAGGCCATGACCGACAACCGTAACCGCACCGCCGCCGAAGTGCGTCATGCCTTCACGAAATGCGGTGGCAATCTCGGTACGGATGGCTCTGTGGCTTATATGTTTGACCGTAAGGGGCAGATCAGTTTTGCCGCTGGCGTAAGCGAAGATGCACTCATGGAGGCCGCGCTGGAAGCCGGTGCGGACGACGTTGAGATGGCTGAAGATGGCTCGGCACTGGTGTCCACCAGCTTTGCCGATTTTCATGGGGTCAACGAGGCGCTCAGTGCGGCTGGTTTCAAGGCTGCAGAGGCGGAAATCGCCATGATCCCGTCGATCAGCGCGCCGATTACCGACCTGGAAACGGCGCAGAAATTCATCAAACTGATCGACATGCTCGAAGACCTTGATGATGTGCAGGAGGTCTATCACAACGCCGAGATTCCTGATGAGCTCATGGAGCAGCTTGGCTGA